Proteins from one Cystobacter fuscus DSM 2262 genomic window:
- a CDS encoding trypsin-like serine peptidase gives MKHFKHGFLVRPFVGAVMCTLTLAAGCGPAAEQGAQQGALGEKKSTVVYGTDDRLDVYAHPDATLRARAQQSTVALMHPPLIDATDPNHVVFTGQTLGEGRNLCTTERFRDDPRAAFCSGTLIDDDLVLTAAHCVPTPEECANTRFVFNFYRTAAGQLQQVTTQDIFRCTAIVAHELSWYMDYSILRLDRPATPRFTPAPVRKGNTPLAVGQKLAVIGSSSAIPFKIASGGTVRDANEHSLDYLVSTTDTFAGNSGSAVYELDNYTVASIAVRGDADYVANGTCNVVNTCPETGCTGEHSTYVYNAIRTLCAATNNASPRLCADMPPQNRPATSFTYFTGETNSATQNTTDKVLSLSAGDVVEVGTCTLPGAFAAGDTSLRLSDAQGTEIAASSCYFKHRVGASGDYTIRAGCTNSDLCGGVVVWKVTPNANLVRGTFSFNLTNTSSGSRNTANHNVTLSYGQTLDVGTCGVEGASGVGDTILRVHESSGSVAAENDDTFGTCGSLSHVVYRVNVLGENMPHQIRVGCFRDTSCSGTASYVIY, from the coding sequence ATGAAACATTTCAAGCACGGGTTCCTGGTGCGTCCCTTCGTGGGCGCGGTGATGTGTACGCTCACGCTCGCGGCGGGCTGCGGCCCGGCGGCGGAGCAGGGCGCGCAGCAGGGTGCGCTCGGAGAGAAGAAGAGCACGGTTGTTTATGGCACGGACGACCGGCTGGACGTCTACGCCCACCCGGACGCCACGCTGCGCGCGCGGGCGCAGCAGTCCACCGTGGCGCTGATGCATCCCCCGCTCATCGACGCGACGGATCCCAACCACGTCGTCTTCACCGGCCAGACGCTGGGCGAAGGCCGCAACCTCTGCACCACCGAGCGCTTCCGGGATGACCCGCGGGCGGCCTTCTGCTCCGGCACGCTCATCGACGATGACCTGGTGCTCACCGCGGCCCACTGTGTCCCGACTCCCGAGGAGTGCGCCAACACCCGCTTCGTCTTCAACTTCTACCGGACCGCGGCGGGCCAGCTGCAGCAGGTCACCACGCAGGACATCTTCCGCTGCACCGCCATCGTGGCGCATGAGCTGAGCTGGTACATGGACTACTCCATCCTGCGCCTGGACCGGCCGGCCACGCCGCGCTTCACCCCGGCCCCGGTCCGCAAGGGCAACACCCCGCTGGCCGTCGGGCAGAAGCTGGCCGTCATCGGCAGCAGCAGCGCCATCCCCTTCAAGATCGCCTCCGGTGGCACGGTGCGCGACGCGAACGAGCACTCGCTGGACTACCTGGTGTCCACCACGGACACCTTCGCGGGCAACTCGGGCTCGGCCGTGTACGAGCTGGACAACTACACGGTGGCGAGCATCGCCGTGCGCGGTGACGCGGACTATGTCGCCAACGGGACCTGCAACGTGGTGAACACGTGCCCCGAGACGGGCTGCACCGGCGAGCATAGCACCTACGTCTACAACGCCATCCGCACCTTGTGCGCCGCGACCAACAACGCCAGCCCTCGGCTGTGCGCCGACATGCCGCCCCAGAACCGCCCGGCCACCTCGTTCACCTACTTCACGGGCGAGACCAACAGTGCCACGCAGAACACGACGGACAAGGTGCTCAGTCTCTCCGCGGGTGATGTGGTGGAAGTGGGCACCTGCACCCTGCCGGGCGCCTTCGCCGCCGGTGACACCTCGCTGCGCCTCTCCGACGCACAGGGCACCGAGATCGCCGCCAGCTCGTGTTACTTCAAGCACAGGGTGGGGGCCTCGGGCGACTACACCATTCGCGCCGGCTGCACCAACAGCGATCTCTGCGGTGGCGTCGTGGTGTGGAAGGTGACCCCGAACGCCAACCTCGTCCGGGGCACGTTCTCCTTCAACCTCACCAACACCAGCAGCGGCTCGCGCAACACCGCCAACCACAACGTGACGCTGTCGTATGGCCAGACCCTCGATGTGGGCACCTGCGGCGTGGAGGGCGCCTCTGGCGTCGGTGACACCATCCTGCGGGTGCACGAGTCGTCGGGCTCGGTGGCGGCCGAGAACGACGACACCTTCGGCACCTGCGGGAGCCTCTCGCACGTCGTCTACCGCGTGAACGTCCTGGGCGAGAACATGCCGCACCAAATCCGTGTCGGCTGCTTCCGCGACACGAGCTGCAGCGGTACGGCCTCCTACGTTATCTACTGA
- a CDS encoding cytochrome P450: MQSPPTIPLLNRDVLADPYPFYAQLRESAPVHYIEPLLGSYVICRHEDIGPTLKSTAMFSSKGMELSRRTTDKLSPELLGMLMTENSLIASDPPIHTRLRNMVGRAFTPKRVAELEPRIRELTVELIDDMLREDKLDLMEDLAAPLPITVIAEMLGVEPERRRDFKRWSDDAISSSNLSLADTDPARLEASIRALQEYMRQAIEERRRSPRNDLISALIEAGGKEDFVTSNDLIAFCRLLLIAGNETTTNLIGNGMVALLRHPAEWEKLVADPSLVPNAVEEILRYDSPVQGVFRETTQELQVRGQTLPAGSRVMALFGSANRDPRKFQDPDRFDVTREVQGHYSFGYGIHFCLGAPLARLEAKVAFEELLRRVRRFEFASSPAESLDWNYNLFLRGPKSLRLKAQRR, encoded by the coding sequence ATGCAATCCCCCCCCACCATCCCCCTGCTCAACCGGGACGTACTGGCCGATCCCTATCCCTTCTACGCACAGCTCCGGGAGTCCGCCCCGGTCCATTACATCGAGCCCTTGCTGGGTTCGTATGTCATCTGCCGCCACGAGGACATCGGCCCCACCCTGAAGAGCACGGCGATGTTCTCGTCGAAGGGGATGGAGCTCAGCAGGAGGACCACGGACAAGCTCAGCCCGGAGCTGCTCGGGATGCTGATGACCGAGAACTCACTCATCGCCTCGGATCCGCCCATTCACACGCGCCTGCGCAACATGGTGGGCCGTGCCTTCACCCCGAAGCGGGTGGCGGAGCTGGAGCCGCGCATCCGGGAGCTCACCGTCGAGCTGATCGACGACATGCTGCGCGAGGACAAGCTGGATTTGATGGAGGACCTGGCGGCCCCGCTCCCCATCACCGTCATCGCCGAGATGCTCGGTGTGGAGCCCGAGCGCCGCCGCGACTTCAAGCGCTGGTCGGATGACGCCATCAGCTCGTCCAACCTGTCGCTCGCCGACACGGATCCCGCCCGTCTGGAGGCCAGCATCCGCGCGCTCCAGGAGTACATGCGGCAGGCCATCGAGGAGCGCCGCCGCTCGCCGCGCAACGACCTCATCAGCGCCCTCATCGAGGCGGGAGGCAAGGAGGACTTCGTCACCTCCAACGACCTCATCGCCTTCTGCCGACTGCTGCTCATCGCCGGCAACGAGACCACCACCAACCTCATCGGCAACGGGATGGTCGCCCTGCTCCGCCACCCGGCCGAGTGGGAGAAGCTCGTGGCCGACCCCTCGCTCGTCCCCAACGCGGTGGAGGAGATCCTGCGCTACGACTCCCCCGTCCAGGGCGTCTTCCGGGAGACCACGCAGGAGCTCCAGGTGCGCGGACAGACGCTCCCGGCGGGCTCGCGGGTGATGGCACTGTTCGGCTCGGCCAACCGGGACCCCCGGAAGTTCCAGGATCCGGACCGTTTCGACGTCACGCGCGAGGTGCAGGGGCACTACTCCTTTGGCTACGGCATCCACTTCTGCCTGGGCGCGCCGCTCGCGCGGCTCGAGGCGAAGGTGGCCTTCGAGGAGTTGCTACGCCGCGTGCGCCGCTTCGAGTTCGCCTCCAGCCCGGCCGAGTCGCTCGACTGGAACTACAACCTCTTCCTGCGGGGCCCGAAGTCCCTGCGGCTCAAGGCGCAGCGACGGTAG
- a CDS encoding transporter substrate-binding domain-containing protein — MRSFSSPQVRPLRLLAGTVLALLAACAVQPRSLPPSSEPRVLRVGTSSDYPPFSTLREGQASGFDAELMQAYASDRGYRLEWVRFRWPELVADLGAHRFDVATSGITVRPDRSLTGRYTVPVARNGALLLLRRPAWAPAAASPPEEPLALLRALDRPEFRLAVNRGGHLERVARAHFHHASIRAIPDNAAVREALANGEADAALTNTFEGPRWAEGLSGIERVGPFTRDVVALYVEPSRADLAAELDTWLLQQEASGALERIRARHLGPGATGPTATPVDALLAATAERLALMSRVATAKRRAGLPIEVPAQEARVLETARKEVHEAAAALGLAAPRDEAIITFFQAQMDAAKQIQLRAPDTAEAPVHSLDGELRPALARISARISTLVPRVPGGLEREATRRKAREELASTGLEGAEMDRLADALVELGTAR, encoded by the coding sequence ATGCGCTCATTCTCTTCTCCCCAGGTCCGACCCCTCCGTCTCCTCGCGGGCACCGTGCTGGCCCTGCTCGCGGCGTGCGCGGTACAGCCCCGGTCCCTCCCGCCCTCGAGCGAGCCCCGCGTCCTGCGCGTGGGAACGAGCAGCGACTACCCGCCCTTCAGCACCCTGCGCGAGGGGCAGGCGTCCGGCTTCGACGCCGAGCTCATGCAGGCCTATGCGTCCGACCGCGGCTACCGCCTCGAATGGGTGCGCTTCCGCTGGCCGGAGCTGGTGGCGGACCTCGGCGCCCACCGCTTCGACGTGGCGACCAGTGGCATCACCGTCCGGCCCGATCGCTCGCTGACCGGGCGCTACACCGTTCCGGTGGCTCGCAACGGGGCCCTGCTGCTCCTGCGCCGCCCGGCCTGGGCACCTGCTGCCGCGAGTCCCCCCGAGGAGCCACTCGCGCTCCTGCGCGCGCTCGATCGGCCCGAGTTCCGCCTGGCGGTGAACCGGGGCGGACACCTGGAGCGCGTGGCGCGCGCCCACTTCCACCACGCGAGCATCCGCGCCATCCCCGACAACGCGGCGGTGCGCGAGGCGCTGGCCAACGGGGAGGCGGACGCGGCGCTCACCAACACCTTCGAGGGGCCCCGCTGGGCCGAGGGCCTCTCCGGCATCGAGCGGGTGGGCCCGTTCACCCGGGACGTGGTGGCGCTCTACGTGGAGCCGTCGCGGGCCGATCTGGCCGCGGAGCTCGACACGTGGCTCCTGCAACAGGAGGCCAGCGGCGCGCTCGAGCGGATCCGCGCGCGTCACCTGGGCCCCGGTGCCACCGGGCCCACCGCGACGCCGGTGGACGCGCTGCTCGCCGCGACGGCCGAGCGGCTGGCGTTGATGTCCCGCGTGGCCACGGCCAAGCGCCGCGCGGGCCTCCCCATCGAGGTGCCCGCGCAGGAGGCCCGGGTGCTGGAGACCGCCCGGAAGGAAGTCCACGAGGCTGCGGCGGCCCTGGGTCTCGCGGCGCCCAGGGACGAGGCCATCATCACGTTCTTCCAGGCGCAGATGGACGCGGCCAAGCAGATCCAGCTCCGCGCTCCCGACACCGCGGAGGCCCCGGTGCACTCCCTGGATGGCGAGCTGCGGCCGGCGCTCGCGCGGATCAGCGCGCGCATCAGCACCCTCGTGCCGCGCGTTCCCGGCGGGCTGGAGCGAGAGGCCACGCGGCGCAAGGCCCGCGAGGAGCTCGCGTCCACCGGGCTCGAGGGCGCGGAGATGGACCGCCTCGCCGATGCGCTGGTAGAGCTCGGCACGGCCCGTTGA
- the tcmP gene encoding three-Cys-motif partner protein TcmP translates to MSDAEKGGANAQALYDGRDQTWVKHFILRKYLERFAHIVGSKWNPITYVDGFSGPWNTQSSAFEDSSFAIALEELRKARNTLRARDIELGIRCFFIEKNRAAYQHLDSFAKATTDAEVRTQNCDFEEAIPEIRRFIEAGGKKGFPFIFIDPKGWSGFAMDKIRQLLELEPGEVLINFMTQHIRRFINSPQEVHRESFERLFGRGEIQEEIIGLTKQDREDRLVGAYVQNVKRTGRFKHVCTAVVLNPLRATTHFHLIYATRGLKGVEVFKNAERSAMNEMEARRAEAQRRDRMERSGQGELVLFGQREDPKSDHYEQLRDRYVTKARDRVRRMLEKNGRVLYDDAWAFALAAPLTWEQDVKGWLEDWKKEGFLTIEGLGERERVPKLGHGVHLVWHARQR, encoded by the coding sequence ATGAGCGATGCCGAGAAGGGGGGAGCTAATGCTCAAGCGCTCTACGATGGCCGTGATCAGACGTGGGTCAAGCACTTCATCCTGAGGAAGTACCTCGAGCGATTTGCGCACATTGTTGGCTCGAAGTGGAATCCCATCACGTATGTGGACGGCTTTTCGGGCCCGTGGAACACGCAGTCGTCGGCGTTCGAAGACAGCTCCTTCGCCATTGCCCTTGAGGAGTTGCGGAAGGCGCGCAACACGCTTCGGGCTCGTGACATCGAGCTGGGTATCCGCTGCTTCTTCATCGAGAAGAATCGGGCCGCGTACCAGCACCTCGATAGTTTCGCGAAGGCCACCACAGACGCCGAGGTCCGCACGCAGAACTGCGACTTTGAGGAGGCCATCCCGGAGATTCGCCGCTTCATCGAGGCTGGAGGCAAGAAGGGCTTCCCCTTTATCTTCATCGACCCCAAGGGATGGTCCGGCTTCGCGATGGATAAGATCCGCCAGCTTCTTGAGCTTGAGCCCGGAGAGGTGCTGATCAACTTCATGACCCAGCACATCCGACGGTTCATCAACTCCCCGCAGGAGGTGCATCGCGAGTCCTTCGAGCGCCTCTTCGGAAGAGGCGAGATTCAAGAGGAGATCATCGGGCTGACCAAGCAGGACCGTGAGGATCGGCTTGTGGGCGCCTACGTCCAGAACGTCAAGCGTACGGGTCGGTTCAAGCACGTTTGCACGGCGGTGGTGCTGAATCCGCTGAGAGCCACCACGCACTTCCATCTCATCTACGCAACCCGCGGTCTCAAAGGAGTCGAGGTCTTCAAGAACGCCGAGCGGAGCGCGATGAATGAGATGGAGGCGCGCCGTGCTGAGGCTCAGCGGCGCGACCGCATGGAGCGGTCCGGCCAGGGTGAGTTGGTCCTTTTCGGACAGCGCGAGGACCCAAAGTCGGACCACTACGAGCAACTCCGTGACCGCTACGTCACGAAGGCTCGCGATAGAGTTCGCAGGATGCTCGAGAAAAATGGGCGCGTTCTGTACGACGACGCATGGGCGTTCGCACTCGCTGCGCCGCTCACGTGGGAGCAAGACGTGAAGGGATGGCTCGAAGACTGGAAGAAGGAGGGTTTCCTCACCATTGAGGGATTAGGTGAGCGGGAGCGCGTTCCGAAACTGGGCCACGGAGTCCACCTTGTCTGGCACGCTCGCCAGCGCTGA
- a CDS encoding DUF5131 family protein — MAATSKIEWTDATWNPVRGCSKISPGCKHCYAETFAERFRGVPDHPYGQGFDLRLVPEKLAEPLRWATPRKVFVNSMSDLFHKDVPDNYIVSVVRVMTVANWHTYQVLTKRSERMRDLLRTKLRFAADHSHIWWGVSVEDRRYGLPRVEHLRSAPARVRFLSVEPLLEDLGQFELSGIHWVIVGGESGAGARPLQRAWVTSVRDQCRCAQVPFFFKQWGGVQKSRTGRELDGQTYDALPDVPTVASVMSRQRRLEAIANVEYEGTVV, encoded by the coding sequence ATGGCAGCGACCTCGAAGATCGAGTGGACGGACGCAACGTGGAACCCTGTTCGCGGCTGCTCCAAAATCTCCCCGGGCTGCAAGCACTGCTACGCCGAGACCTTCGCCGAACGGTTCCGAGGTGTGCCCGACCACCCCTACGGGCAGGGCTTCGACCTACGCCTCGTGCCTGAGAAGCTCGCTGAGCCCTTGCGCTGGGCGACGCCAAGGAAGGTCTTCGTCAACTCGATGAGCGACCTGTTTCACAAGGACGTTCCCGACAACTACATCGTATCCGTGGTCCGGGTCATGACGGTGGCGAACTGGCACACCTACCAGGTGCTCACCAAGCGCTCGGAGCGGATGCGTGACTTGCTGAGGACCAAACTGCGCTTTGCAGCGGACCACTCGCACATCTGGTGGGGAGTCAGCGTGGAGGATCGGCGCTATGGCCTACCGCGAGTCGAGCATTTGCGCTCCGCCCCAGCACGTGTCCGCTTCCTCTCTGTTGAACCTCTGCTCGAAGACCTTGGCCAATTCGAATTGAGCGGAATCCACTGGGTGATTGTCGGGGGTGAAAGTGGGGCTGGCGCCCGACCCCTGCAGAGGGCGTGGGTCACCTCCGTGAGGGACCAGTGCCGCTGCGCGCAGGTTCCGTTCTTCTTCAAGCAGTGGGGGGGCGTCCAAAAGAGCCGAACTGGCCGTGAGCTGGATGGCCAGACATACGATGCACTTCCTGATGTACCCACGGTTGCCTCGGTGATGAGTCGCCAGCGACGATTGGAGGCAATCGCAAATGTTGAATACGAGGGGACGGTGGTGTGA
- a CDS encoding zinc-binding alcohol dehydrogenase family protein encodes MKAVAYRQSLPITHAESLIDVNVPAPAAPTGRDLLVRVEAISVNPVDVKVRMRADPKGENKQLGWDVAGTVVAVGPEVSLFKVGDAVYYAGSVDRPGANAEQHLVDERIVGHKPRSLNFAEAAALPLTSITAWEMLFDRLRVPRGEGSNGQSVLVLGGAGGVGSIAIQLARRLTGLTVIATASRPETQAWVRELGAHHVVDHREPWAAKVKQIVPEGVDYVLALTHTEQHFDEIVEVLKPQGALSLIDDPAEPLPINKLKSKSLSLHWELMFTRARFQTPDMIAQHHLLNEVARLVDAGSVRTTLKTNLGTINAANLKKAHELIESGRALGKVVLSGF; translated from the coding sequence ATGAAAGCCGTCGCCTACCGTCAGTCGCTGCCCATCACCCACGCCGAGAGCCTGATCGACGTGAACGTCCCCGCCCCGGCGGCCCCCACCGGGAGGGATCTGCTGGTGCGGGTGGAGGCCATTTCGGTGAACCCCGTGGACGTGAAGGTGCGCATGCGGGCGGACCCGAAGGGCGAGAACAAGCAGCTCGGCTGGGATGTGGCGGGCACGGTGGTGGCCGTGGGCCCCGAGGTGTCGTTGTTCAAGGTGGGCGACGCCGTGTACTACGCCGGCTCGGTGGATCGCCCGGGCGCCAACGCGGAGCAGCACCTGGTGGACGAGCGGATCGTGGGCCACAAGCCCCGCTCACTGAACTTCGCCGAGGCGGCCGCCCTGCCCCTCACGTCCATCACCGCCTGGGAGATGCTGTTCGATCGCCTGCGGGTGCCGCGTGGAGAGGGCTCGAACGGGCAATCGGTGCTGGTGCTCGGCGGCGCGGGCGGCGTGGGATCCATCGCCATCCAGCTGGCGCGGCGGCTCACGGGGCTGACCGTCATCGCCACGGCGTCCCGTCCGGAGACCCAGGCCTGGGTGCGCGAGCTGGGGGCGCATCACGTGGTGGATCACCGCGAGCCCTGGGCCGCGAAGGTGAAGCAGATCGTCCCGGAAGGAGTGGATTACGTGCTCGCGCTCACCCACACCGAGCAGCACTTCGATGAGATCGTCGAGGTGCTCAAGCCCCAGGGGGCGCTCTCGCTGATCGACGATCCGGCCGAGCCCCTGCCCATCAACAAGCTGAAGTCCAAGAGCCTCTCGCTGCACTGGGAGTTGATGTTCACCCGCGCGCGCTTCCAGACGCCGGACATGATCGCCCAGCACCACCTGCTGAACGAGGTGGCCCGGCTCGTGGACGCGGGCAGCGTGCGCACCACGCTCAAGACGAACCTGGGCACCATCAACGCGGCGAACCTCAAGAAGGCCCACGAACTCATCGAGAGCGGCCGCGCCCTGGGCAAGGTGGTGCTCAGCGGCTTCTGA
- a CDS encoding LysR substrate-binding domain-containing protein produces the protein MGYTDLDMDLLRSFVTVVDAGGFTAAGAKLGRTQAAMSIRIKRLEELLERRVFDRSSRLPSLTADGELLLSYARQILKLNDETVQRFAEPDSAGELRLGVAEYFVPQHLPGILSRFSQSHPRVHIQVKVGLNDSLFEAQQRGELDVVIALCANPGQGGGRLLRRERLLWVCAREFRVDAAAPVPICTLPPPCIFRARGFEALEALGRAWRVLYTSESIMGVTAAVRAGLGVAALPECCMTESMRTLSVDEGFPELEGIELKLHGENPERGHLMTPLLRFIDESLRPGVRPSMDH, from the coding sequence ATGGGGTACACGGACCTGGACATGGATCTGCTCCGCTCCTTCGTGACGGTGGTGGACGCGGGGGGGTTCACGGCGGCGGGGGCGAAGCTCGGACGGACCCAGGCGGCGATGAGCATCCGCATCAAGCGGCTCGAGGAACTGCTGGAGCGGCGGGTGTTCGACCGCAGCAGCCGCCTGCCTTCGCTGACGGCCGACGGCGAGCTGCTCTTGAGCTACGCGCGGCAGATCCTGAAGCTCAATGACGAGACGGTGCAGCGCTTCGCCGAGCCGGACAGCGCGGGGGAGCTGCGCCTGGGCGTGGCGGAGTACTTCGTGCCGCAGCACCTGCCCGGCATCCTGTCGCGCTTCTCCCAGAGCCATCCCCGCGTGCACATCCAGGTGAAGGTGGGCCTCAACGACAGCCTGTTCGAGGCGCAGCAGCGCGGGGAGCTCGACGTGGTGATCGCCCTGTGCGCCAACCCGGGGCAGGGCGGCGGCCGGCTGTTGCGCCGGGAGCGGTTGCTCTGGGTGTGCGCGCGCGAGTTCCGGGTCGACGCGGCGGCGCCCGTGCCCATCTGTACGCTGCCGCCGCCGTGCATCTTCCGCGCGCGGGGCTTCGAGGCGCTGGAGGCGCTCGGGCGGGCCTGGCGGGTGCTCTACACGAGCGAGAGCATCATGGGCGTCACCGCGGCGGTGCGCGCGGGCCTGGGCGTCGCCGCGCTCCCGGAGTGCTGCATGACCGAGAGCATGCGGACCCTGTCCGTCGACGAGGGCTTTCCGGAGCTCGAGGGCATCGAGCTCAAACTCCACGGCGAGAACCCGGAGCGCGGCCACCTGATGACGCCCCTGTTGCGCTTCATCGACGAGAGCCTGCGTCCGGGAGTCCGCCCGTCAATGGACCACTGA
- a CDS encoding cyanophycinase, whose protein sequence is MAKQRGDLLIIGGSEDKESDEEQAILRQAARRALAKEGGHLVLLTVATMEPQQTAETYRKAFSRLGVHRLEVLDIRNRDQAYDPANVEKLSGAAVLFFSGGDQLRITSQMGGSPLLERIFALHEEGVPIVGTSAGAAAMSETMLIGGPGSAINGGPPPCLSSLAMAPGLGLLEGVIVDSHFSERGRFARLMGAVAQNPHNLGIGLDEDTAVLVRNNDEEFTVLGSGGVYVIDGLGIRYTSLSDMHTQGILTVHDARVHVLARDDRFSLKERRPLLPAT, encoded by the coding sequence ATGGCGAAGCAACGGGGCGACCTGTTGATCATCGGCGGTAGCGAGGACAAGGAGTCCGACGAGGAGCAGGCCATCCTGCGGCAGGCCGCGAGGCGAGCGCTGGCGAAGGAAGGGGGCCACCTCGTCCTGCTCACCGTGGCCACCATGGAGCCCCAGCAGACGGCGGAGACGTACCGCAAGGCCTTCAGCCGGCTGGGGGTGCACCGCCTGGAGGTGCTCGACATCCGCAACCGCGACCAGGCGTATGACCCGGCCAACGTGGAGAAGCTCTCGGGGGCCGCGGTGCTGTTCTTCTCCGGAGGGGATCAGCTGCGCATCACCAGCCAGATGGGCGGCTCGCCACTGCTCGAGCGCATCTTCGCGCTGCACGAGGAGGGAGTGCCCATCGTCGGCACGTCGGCGGGCGCGGCGGCCATGTCCGAGACGATGCTCATCGGCGGCCCCGGCAGTGCCATCAATGGCGGCCCCCCACCCTGTCTGTCCTCACTGGCCATGGCCCCAGGGCTCGGGCTGCTCGAGGGCGTCATCGTGGACTCGCACTTCTCCGAGCGGGGCCGCTTCGCGCGCCTGATGGGGGCCGTCGCGCAGAATCCCCACAACCTGGGCATCGGCCTGGACGAGGACACCGCCGTGCTCGTGAGGAACAACGACGAGGAGTTCACCGTGCTCGGCTCGGGCGGCGTCTATGTGATCGACGGCCTGGGCATCCGCTACACCAGCCTCTCGGACATGCACACCCAGGGCATCCTCACCGTCCACGATGCGCGCGTGCATGTGCTGGCCCGGGACGATCGGTTCAGCCTCAAGGAGCGCAGACCGCTCCTCCCCGCGACCTGA